A section of the Brachyhypopomus gauderio isolate BG-103 chromosome 13, BGAUD_0.2, whole genome shotgun sequence genome encodes:
- the cbx3b gene encoding chromobox protein homolog 3b isoform X1: MVLCSLQYKPFVEENMRKKQNVKNRKAEETTVVQEFAVEKIIRRRVNNGKVEYYLKWKGFTDAENTWEPEDNLDCPELIEEFLRNFAVLNETERENDPGSESVIQPKEELTELDADTMVRHHQSELIERETSGPGDHDVKAGGEQPSTPEPDRIIGSTDRHGELMFLIKWKDVDDVALVSAREASSRWPQMVIGFYEEKLTWHAEEEQ, translated from the exons ATGGTCCTGTGCTCCTTACAATACAAACCTTTTGTCGAG GAAAACATGAGGAAAAAACAGAATGTGAAAAACAGGAAGGCGGAGGAGACTACAGTTGTCCAGGAGTTTGCTGTGGAAAAAATAATTCGGAGAAGAGTCAACAATGGAAAAGTCGAATACTATCTGAAGTGGAAAGGCTTCACAGA TGCTGAGAACACCTGGGAACCAGAGGACAATCTTGACTGTCCTGAACTAATTGAGGAGTTCCTCAGGAACTTTGCTGTTTTGAACGAGACTGAAAGGGAGAATGATCCTGGTTCAGAGTCGGTTATCCAGCCCAAGGAAGAACTAACTGAGCTTGACGCTGACACC ATGGTCCGTCATCATCAGAGTGAGCTGATCGAGCGTGAGACCAGTGGTCCCGGCGACCACGATGTGAAGGCAGGTGGCGAGCAGCCCTCTACCCCAGAGCCAGACCGCATCATCGGCTCCACGGACCGACATGGAGAGCTCATGTTCCTCATCAAATG GAAAGATGTGGACGATGTGGCTCTGGTGTCGGCCAGGGAGGCCAGCTCCAGGTGGCCACAGATGGTCATTGGGTTTTAtgaggagaaactgacctggcACGCAGAAGAGGAACAGTGA
- the cbx3b gene encoding chromobox protein homolog 3b isoform X2 gives MRKKQNVKNRKAEETTVVQEFAVEKIIRRRVNNGKVEYYLKWKGFTDAENTWEPEDNLDCPELIEEFLRNFAVLNETERENDPGSESVIQPKEELTELDADTMVRHHQSELIERETSGPGDHDVKAGGEQPSTPEPDRIIGSTDRHGELMFLIKWKDVDDVALVSAREASSRWPQMVIGFYEEKLTWHAEEEQ, from the exons ATGAGGAAAAAACAGAATGTGAAAAACAGGAAGGCGGAGGAGACTACAGTTGTCCAGGAGTTTGCTGTGGAAAAAATAATTCGGAGAAGAGTCAACAATGGAAAAGTCGAATACTATCTGAAGTGGAAAGGCTTCACAGA TGCTGAGAACACCTGGGAACCAGAGGACAATCTTGACTGTCCTGAACTAATTGAGGAGTTCCTCAGGAACTTTGCTGTTTTGAACGAGACTGAAAGGGAGAATGATCCTGGTTCAGAGTCGGTTATCCAGCCCAAGGAAGAACTAACTGAGCTTGACGCTGACACC ATGGTCCGTCATCATCAGAGTGAGCTGATCGAGCGTGAGACCAGTGGTCCCGGCGACCACGATGTGAAGGCAGGTGGCGAGCAGCCCTCTACCCCAGAGCCAGACCGCATCATCGGCTCCACGGACCGACATGGAGAGCTCATGTTCCTCATCAAATG GAAAGATGTGGACGATGTGGCTCTGGTGTCGGCCAGGGAGGCCAGCTCCAGGTGGCCACAGATGGTCATTGGGTTTTAtgaggagaaactgacctggcACGCAGAAGAGGAACAGTGA
- the snx10b gene encoding sorting nexin-10B — translation MKEVISVWVRDPRIQKEDFWHAYIDYEICIHTDSLAFNKKSSCVRRRYSEFVWLRQKLKENALLQLNLPELPPKNPFFSLNNARQIAARMDGLRQFLEEIVLSPVLLSDSCLHLFLQSQLSMKKMEACAQGRSHYTVAEAIESFSTKGQRFGSDTNPDEPEETDSE, via the exons ATGAAGGAGGTTATTAGTGTGTGGGTGCGGGATCCTCGCATACAGAAGGAGGACTTCTGGCACGCTTATATCGATTATGAAATCTGTATACAT ACGGACAGTTTGGCTTTCAATAAGAAGAGCTCTTGTGTGCGGCGGAGGTACAGTGAGTTTGTATGGCTGAGGCAGAAGTTGAAGGAAAATGCTTTGCTTCA GTTGAATCTACCTGAGCTTCCCCCTAAGAACCCCTTCTTCAGCCTCAACAATGCCCGGCAGATCGCCGCCCGCATGGATGGCCTGAGGCAGTTTCTGGAAGA GATCGTGCTCAGTCCTGTGCTGCTGTCGGACAGCTGCCTCCACCTGTTCCTGCAATCCCAGCTGAGCATGAAGAAGATGGAGGCGTGCGCTCAGGGCAGGAGCCACTACACTGTGGCCGAGGCCATCGAGAGTTTCAGTACCAAGGGCCAGCGATTCGGATCGGACACCAACCCTGATGAGCCGGAAGAGACAGATTCGGAGTGA